The Plasmodium reichenowi strain SY57 chromosome Unknown, whole genome shotgun sequence DNA window atatttttttaattatgtATAACCATCTGTGTATTCTTCTTTTCATTTGCTTAGATAAACTCATCCAGTCAATCAATTCTCTcaaaggaaaaaaaaaacaaaaggAAAACTCTGAAATTTTAACAAAGCTAGAAGAAAAATGGACAtatgattttattttttatacaaaagaattttatagattatttgaatattctgataaaaaatatgaactACAAGATTATGTTGATAAGTGTTTTAATTACCACGCCGTTAtcaaaaaattttttcaGGCACA harbors:
- a CDS encoding dolichyl-diphosphooligosaccharide--protein glycosyltransferase subunit 1, putative, with protein sequence KLIQSINSLKGKKKQKENSEILTKLEEKWTYDFIFYTKEFYRLFEYSDKKYELQDYVDKCFNYHAVIKKFFQAQIIHNLNVNLNEIAKAEKDLLLLLKYN